ACGGTCACCAGCGGGAGGACGACCCCGACTCCGAGGCCGACCACGAGGCAGCCCTCGGGATACTGTGCCGCGGCTACTTCGCGCTCGATATCGTCCATCTCCGCCGGGACGTCTCGATACTCTCCGATTGCCATGTCATACCCCACCATATCATGGGTGAAATAGCTTCGGGATGTTGACACTCTCTGGGGGAGTTGCCCGGTCGTCGTATCCGAGCAGCCGCGGCGTACGGACCGGTGAAATCGGTCACGGATCGGCGTCTCCACGCGTGTTGATAAGAACTAAGTCAGTACCCGTGAAGGATGCTGTCATGGCACAAAAGCGTGCTGCCGTCGTCGGTGGCGGCATCATGGGCGCCGGTATCGCACAGGTACTCGCACGGAACGGCTACGAGGTGGCCGTCCGCGAAATCAACGAGGAACTGGCCGAGGAGGCCCGCGAACGGGTCGTGTCGGGCAACTACGGACTCGACGATGCCGTCGAAGGGGGGTACCTCTCCGAAGACGAGAAAGCCGAGGTCCTCGAGCGGCTGTCGTTCACCACGGATCTCGACGAGGCGACGAACGGCACGGATTTCGTGATCGAGGCGGTCACGGAGGACCTCGCGATCAAGGGCCAGGTCTTCCGCGATCTGGACGAGGTGACGGACGAGCAGCCGCTGTACTCGAACACGAGCGGCTTTTCGGTGACGGCGATCGCGAACGGCGTCTCCGATCCCTCCCGCGTCGCGGTCACGCACTTCTTCAACCCGGTCCCGGTCATGTCGATGGTCGAAATCGTCCAGGCACCCCAGACCGACGAGGCCGTCGTCGAACGCGCCGAGGAGCTCGTCGACGAACTCGGGAAGACCAGCGTCACCATCGACGACGACCCCGGCTCCTACGGCTTCCTCGCTAACCGCTGTCACGCGGCGATGCGAGAGGAGGCCCAG
This portion of the Natrinema salinisoli genome encodes:
- a CDS encoding 3-hydroxyacyl-CoA dehydrogenase family protein, with protein sequence MAQKRAAVVGGGIMGAGIAQVLARNGYEVAVREINEELAEEARERVVSGNYGLDDAVEGGYLSEDEKAEVLERLSFTTDLDEATNGTDFVIEAVTEDLAIKGQVFRDLDEVTDEQPLYSNTSGFSVTAIANGVSDPSRVAVTHFFNPVPVMSMVEIVQAPQTDEAVVERAEELVDELGKTSVTIDDDPGSYGFLANRCHAAMREEAQKIVDEGIATEEQVDKALEEGYNLPVGPFSLRGIGEEWD